One genomic window of Coffea eugenioides isolate CCC68of chromosome 1, Ceug_1.0, whole genome shotgun sequence includes the following:
- the LOC113773807 gene encoding uncharacterized protein LOC113773807, producing MGRNRVYGSLEEARAEKNRRSREQRAAARRGTKNDAPLGVCTLAVTAFNIHDPNAVNQPNMGVVESSLGSGSVLPFAENNAEHLRAENQGDVSRSAGNGASEVPTTNSDAGESSLHRRRRRTRRSVTNPLTTIITEPAVLLNNVEQFPTENEQNVCASIADGANEIPSTNLDAGEPPLRRQRRSRKRAMTDPLTTIATEPAVLPDVPSCPYCHAKRFHQEPPGFCCASGSKLITPLTLQFSRLIPIIAN from the exons ATGGGTCGAAATAGAGTATATGGAAGTTTAGAAGAGGCTCGTGCTGAGAAAAATCGAAGGAGCCGCGAGCAACGTGCTGCTGCTCGGCGTGGGACAAAGAATGATGCGCCATTAGGAGTGTGTACATTAGCTGTCACGGCTTTTAATATACATGACCCAAATGCTGTGAATCAGCCAAATATGGGCGTCGTTGAATCTTCATTAGGTTCGGGCTCAGTATTGCCATTTGCAGAGAACAATGCAGAGCACCTTCGAGCT GAAAATCAAGGAGATGTATCTAGGTCTGCTGGTAATGGTGCTAGCGAGGTTCCAACAACTAATTCAGATGCGGGTGAATCATCTTTGCATAGGCGACGTCGGCGTACAAGACGCTCTGTGACTAATCCATTGACCACAATAATTACAGAGCCTGCAGTATTGCTCAATAATGTAGAGCAATTTCCAACC gaaaatgaacaaaatgtCTGTGCGTCTATTGCTGATGGTGCTAATGAGATTCCATCAACTAATTTAGATGCTGGTGAACCACCATTGCGTAGGCAGCGTCGGTCTAGAAAACGAGCTATGACTGATCCATTAACTACAATAGCTACAGAACCTGCTGTATTGCCTGATGTTCCAAGTTGTCCATATTGTCATGCAAAACGATTTCATCAGGAACCACCTGGTTTTTGCTGTGCCTCCGGTAGTAAATTAATTACTCCTCTCACACTCCAATTTTCCAGACTAATACCCATTATAGCAAATTAA
- the LOC113764734 gene encoding LOW QUALITY PROTEIN: transmembrane protein 205 (The sequence of the model RefSeq protein was modified relative to this genomic sequence to represent the inferred CDS: inserted 2 bases in 2 codons): protein MGWMSRFLAAVTFLAVGVIFSPETFGSTSPQDGQQHHHPKLLSFLKLAHXLCFSTAWGXALWVTFIGGIIMFKNLPRHQFGNLQSKMFPAYFSMVGVCCAVCVASFAYLHPWKTASMAHKYQLGFLLAAFAFNLTNLLVFTPMTIEMMKQRHKIEREAQIGEEVGWTKNQEVAKVNPKLAAMNKKFGMIHGLSSLANIMSFGSLAMHSWYLSGKINF, encoded by the exons ATGGGTTGGATGAGCAGATTCCTAGCTGCAGTGACGTTCTTGGCCGTCGGGGTGATATTCTCCCCTGAAACCTTCGGATCAACATCCCCCCAGGATGGCCAGCAGCACCATCATCCAAAGCTTCTTTCCTTCCTCAAACTCGCCC TCCTCTGCTTCTCCACTGCCTGGG CTGCCCTCTGGGTCACCTTCATCGGCGGCATCATTATGTTCAA GAATCTGCCCAGGCATCAATTCGGGAATCTGCAGAGCAAGATGTTCCCTGCCTACTTCTCCATGGTCGGGGTGTGTTGTGCGGTCTGCGTGGCGTCCTTTGCCTACCTGCATCCCTGGAAGACTGCCTCCATGGCTCATAAATACCAACTCGGCTTTCTCCTAGCTGCTTTCGCTTTCAACCTCACCAATCTTCTTGTCTTTACTCCCATGACCATCGAG ATGATGAAACAAAGGCACAAGATAGAAAGAGAAGCACAAATTGGGGAAGAAGTCGGGTGGACGAAGAATCAGGAAGTTGCGAAGGTAAATCCAAAGCTTGCTGCCATGAATAAGAAGTTCGGCATGATTCATGGACTGTCTTCTCTTGCTAATATAATGTCTTTTGGGAGTCTTGCCATGCATTCCTGGTATCTGTCTGGTAAGATCAATTTTTAG
- the LOC113752241 gene encoding transcription factor MYB11, whose amino-acid sequence MGRAPCCEKVGIKRGRWTAEEDEILTKYIQANGEGSWRSLPKNAGLLRCGKSCRLRWINYLRSDLKRGNITAEEEELIINLHASLGNRWSLIAGHMPGRTDNEIKNYWNSHLSRQLHKFKKPDSESSVPPGPLQPAAEVMDLVVEHGGGEVSKKRKGSRSNMRKNRSSTNPSQPKELAGPAAATVQMPRTPTLEEETLSSAVSLEEGGTSKFVVSSSLMTDACAKRERRQNLASTGTTSDECTPEVGETKSSVMLQPEGGLMTSGSDGAVGLDSGTFCLDEMMNIGDPDGILTFHGNTTSTKETCSETAATNVERQCDNMDPGYYTTTTRASNIVDDQEETDKLGKMDVSNGRNQIGCTSPAAHEDHHDGKLDDWDDWQWDEPVVQNNLTTLPGEEADLLSWLWDSDNNNNYLNSSGNFDDGAGMDDEKHNAMVAWLLS is encoded by the exons ATGGGAAGAGCCCCTTGCTGTGAGAAAGTGGGCATAAAGAGAGGGAGGTGGACGGCTGAAGAAGATGAAATCTTGACCAAGTACATTCAAGCCAACGGAGAAGGTTCCTGGAGGTCACTGCCAAAGAATGCAG GACTGCTTAGATGTGGGAAGAGTTGCAGATTGAGATGGATCAACTACTTGAGGTCTGACTTGAAGCGAGGCAATATAACTGCAGAAGAGGAAGAACTGATAATTAATCTGCATGCATCTCTCGGTAACAG gTGGTCTTTGATTGCGGGACACATGCCAGGTAGAACAGACAATGAGATTAAGAACTACTGGAACTCTCATTTGAGCAGACAACTCCACAAATTCAAGAAGCCAGATAGCGAAAGTAGTGTACCACCAGGTCCGCTGCAACCAGCGGCAGAGGTGATGGATTTAGTAGTTGAGCATGGAGGCGGTGAAGTATCAAAGAAGCGAAAAGGCAGTCGATCCAACATGAGGAAGAACAGAAGCAGCACTAATCCATCGCAACCAAAAGAATTAGCGGGACCTGCTGCTGCAACGGTTCAAATGCCCCGTACTCCAACTCTTGAGGAAGAGACTCTGTCTAGTGCAGTCTCTTTGGAAGAGGGAGGTACGAGTAAATTCGTGGTTTCTAGTAGTCTTATGACGGACGCATGCGCTAAACGAGAAAGAAGACAAAATTTGGCAAGCACTGGTACTACTAGCGACGAATGCACCCCTGAAGTGGGAGAAACCAAGAGCAGCGTGATGTTGCAGCCTGAAGGTGGATTGATGACAAGCGGTAGTGATGGAGCTGTGGGGCTGGACAGCGGGACGTTTTGTCTTGATGAGATGATGAATATTGGGGATCCTGATGGGATTTTGACGTTTCACGGAAATACGACGAGTACAAAAGAAACGTGTAGTGAAACGGCAGCCACTAACGTGGAGCGACAATGCGATAATATGGACCCGGGCTACTACACTACAACTACAAGAGCATCAAATATTGTCGATGATCAGGAGGAAACTGATAAGTTGGGAAAAATGGACGTTTCAAACGGAAGGAATCAGATCGGCTGCACTTCTCCAGCAGCTCATGAAGATCATCACGACGGAAAGCTTGATGACTGGGATGATTGGCAATGGGATGAACCTGTAGTCCAAAACAATCTCACCACATTACCAGGGGAGGAAGCAGACTTGCTGTCGTGGCTCTGGGATTCTGACAACAACAACAACTACCTGAATTCAAGTGGGAATTTTGACGATGGAGCTGGAATGGACGATGAAAAGCACAATGCTATGGTTGCCTGGCTTCTCTCTTGA
- the LOC113783820 gene encoding phospholipase A1 PLIP2, chloroplastic isoform X1: protein MDTLCLKGGIHSLPPPIAVAGAGSLEVRSAHHPSHICANAVGRSSAAISVDKPSASSSHRDWGFSFRYPFRSLWPKGGKSTYDAAISVKDAVPVLAEEKDDNNEEKYELDHDGRNGNWVFKILHVRSLWKQEQQEEEEEDLEVRTPVEEEKLENNGLSDENERRPRCCDVDEECDVCTVCDDDDGDDQKFDLDRDSFTKLLRRVSLAEARLYAHMSYLGNLAYCIPQIKPGNLLRNRGLRFVTSSLEKKEQALQADKEKAASEDLHENHNEAAKGQQRNDGSSAEGQEVKDNKEKQVQLEEEKIDGNRISAAAAYQIAASAASYLHSHTKSILPFISKSRMNENVTENNTESTNVVNMMNEEVASVMATTDSVTAVVAAKEEVKQAVADDLNSTHSSPCEWFICDDDQSATRFFVIQGSESLASWQANLLFEPVQFEGLDVLVHRGIYEAAKGIYEQILPEVRSHLKSCKRATFRFTGHSLGGSLSLLINLMLLIRGEVPASSLLPVITFGAPTVMCGGDRLLHKLGLPRSHVKAITMHRDIVPRAFSCGYPNHVAEFLKAVNGNFRTLPCLTNQKLLYAPMGELLILQPDEKFSPSHHLLPSGSGLYLLSCQATDGSEAERQMKAAQAVFLNSPHPLEILSDRAAYGSGGTIQRDHDMNSYLRSVRRVIQEELNRTRKARKERRRKVWWPLVASRGVNPGIIIGSPVEFITTGKGLFNFAGIIHTGKESVKRFSRLVASQHMHLLVVLLLPARLLIMGAHSVIRFH, encoded by the exons ATGGATACTCTCTGTTTGAAGGGGGGAATTCATAGTTTGCCGCCTCCCATCGCCGTCGCCGGTGCCGGAAGTTTGGAAGTCCGTTCAGCCCATCATCCTTCGCATATTTGCGCCAACGCGGTTGGTCGATCGTCCGCCGCTATTTCCGTCGACAAGCCTTCCGCGTCTTCTTCTCACAGGGACTGGGGCTTTTCCTTTAGATACCCATTTAGATCTCTCTGGCCCAAGGGAGGTAAGAGCACTTATGACGCCGCCATATCCGTGAAAGACGCCGTCCCAGTTTTGGCGGAGGAAAAGGACGATAATAATGAGGAAAAATATGAGCTGGATCATGATGGGCGAAATGGGAATTGGGTTTTCAAGATTTTGCACGTTAGGTCCCTGTGGAAGCAAGAAcagcaagaagaagaagaagaagatttaGAGGTGAGGACACCGgtggaagaagaaaaattagaaaacaaTGGGCTTTCTGACGAGAATGAACGGAGACCAAGATGTTGTGATGTTGATGAGGAGTGTGATGTTTGTACAGTttgtgatgatgatgatggcgATGACCAAAAATTCGATTTAGATAGAGATTCGTTTACAAAGTTGCTGCGGAGGGTTTCCTTGGCGGAAGCTAGATTGTATGCTCACATGTCGTATTTGGGAAACTTGGCTTATTGCATTCCCCAAATCAAG CCAGGAAATCTCCTGAGAAATCGTGGACTGCGGTTTGTGACTTCATCTCTAGAAAAGAAAGAACAGGCATTGCAGGCTGATAAAGAGAAGGCAGCATCTGAAGACCTTCATGAAAACCACAATGAAGCAGCTAAAGGCCAGCAAAGGAACGATGGGTCATCAGCCGAAGGTCAAGAAGTCAAAGATAACAAGGAAAAGCAAGTACAACTTGAGGAGGAGAAGATTGATGGGAACCGGATAAGTGCAGCTGCTGCTTATCAAATTGCTGCCTCCGCTGCTTCTTATTTGCATTCTCATACAAAGAGCATACTGCCATTTATATCCAAATCAAGGATGAATGAAAATGTAACTGAAAACAACACTGAAAGTACCAATGTTGTCAATATGATGAATGAAGAGGTGGCCTCAGTAATGGCAACCACTGATTCAGTGACAGCTGTAGTTGCTGCCAAGGAGGAAGTAAAACAAGCTGTAGCAGACGATTTGAACTCAACTCATTCCTCACCCTGTGAGTGGTTCATCTGTGATGATGATCAGAGTGCCACGAGATTCTTCGTAATTCAG GGATCTGAGTCACTGGCATCATGGCAGGCCAATCTACTCTTTGAACCCGTTCAATTCGAG GGTCTTGATGTACTTGTGCATCGTGGTATATATGAGGCTGCCAAGGGGATCTATGAACAAATACTGCCTGAAGTTCGTTCACATTTGAAATCATGCAAGCGAGCTACTTTTCGTTTCACTGGGCACTCTCTTGGAGGAAGCTTATCGTTGCTTATTAATCTCATGTTACTGATAAGGGGAGAAGTTCCCGCTTCTTCATTACTCCCAGTTATAACTTTTGGAGCACCAACAGTAATGTGTGGAGGAGATAGGCTCCTACACAAGCTTGGATTGCCTCGAAGTCATGTCAAGGCAATCACCATGCACCGCGACATTGTACCCCGAGCATTCTCTTGTGGCTATCCCAATCACGTTGCAGAGTTTCTCAAGGCCGTGAATGGAAATTTTCGCACTCTACCATGCCTTACAAACCAG AAGTTGCTATATGCTCCAATGGGGGAGCTTCTCATTCTTCAGCCAGATGAGAAATTTTCACCAAGCCATCATCTTCTTCCTTCGGGGAGTGGCCTGTATCTATTGAGCTGCCAAGCAACTGATGGCAGTGAGGCAGAAAGGCAGATGAAGGCTGCACAGGCCGTTTTCTTAAACTCACCACACCCACTCGAGATTTTGAGCGACCGGGCTGCATATGGTTCTGGAGGGACAATCCAAAGGGATCATGACATGAACTCGTACTTGAGATCTGTACGCAGGGTGATTCAGGAAGAGCTCAACCGCACAAGGAAAGCGAGGAAAGAACGCAGGCGCAAAGTTTGGTGGCCACTGGTGGCATCGCGGGGGGTCAATCCTGGCATCATCATAGGCAGCCCTGTGGAATTCATTACTACGGGGAAAGGACTGTTTAATTTCGCTGGCATCATTCACACGGGGAAGGAATCTGTGAAAAGGTTCAGTAGGCTGGTTGCATCGCAGCACATGCATTTACTTGTGGTGCTCTTGTTGCCTGCAAGGTTGTTAATTATGGGGGCACATAGCGTTATCCGTTTCCATTGA
- the LOC113765025 gene encoding dnaJ protein ERDJ3B, producing the protein MVHRRTSKLLFLLCFLSCSLIAIAAKSYYDILQVPRGASDEQMKRAYRKLALKYHPDKNQGNEEANKKFAEINNAYEVLSDSEKRSIYDRYGEEGLKQHAASGGRGGGMNIQDIFSQFFGGGPMEEEEKIVKGDDVIVELDATLEDLYMGGSLKVWREKNVIKPAPGKRRCNCRNEVYHKQIGPGMFQQMTEQVCEQCPNVKYEREGYFVTVDIEKGMQDGQEVVFYEDGEPIIDGEAGDLRFRIRTASHDLFRREGNDLHTTVTITLVQALVGFEKTIKHLDDHLVDIGTKGVTKPKEVRKFKGEGMPLHFSNKKGDLYVTFEVLFPTSLTEDQKTQIKAILG; encoded by the exons ATGGTGCACCGAAGAACATCCAAGTTGCTATTCCTGCTATGCTTTTTATCCTGTTCTCTAATCGCCATTGCAGC GAAGAGCTATTATGATATTCTGCAAGTGCCGAGAGGTGCTTCGGACGAGCAGATGAAACGGGCCTACAGGAAACTTGCGTTGAAGTATCATCCCGATAAGAACCAAGGCAACGAGGAGGCTAACAAGAAATTTGCTGAAATCAATAATG CTTACGAAGTGCTTTCTGATAGCGAAAAGAGGAGCATTTATGATAGGTATGGGGAGGAGGGTCTCAAACAGCACGCTGCCAGTGGTGGCAGAGGTGGCGGGATGAACATTCAAGACATATTTAGCCA GTTCTTTGGTGGAGGTCCaatggaagaagaagagaagattGTTAAAGGTGATGATGTGATTGTTGAATTGGATGCAACTTTGGAAGATCTATACATGGGGGGGTCATTGAAG gtaTGGAGGGAGAAAAATGTCATAAAGCCAGCCCCTGGTAAGAGACGTTGTAACTGCCGAAACGAGGTTTATCACAAGCAAATTGGTCCAGGGATGTTTCAGCAGATGACTGAGCAG GTCTGTGAACAATGCCCTAATGTGAAGTATGAAAGGGAAGGCTATTTTGTGACTGTTGATATTGAGAAAGGGATGCAAGATGGGCAG GAAGTGGTGTTTTACGAGGATGGTGAGCCCATAATTGATGGGGAAGCTGGAGATCTGAGG TTTCGCATCCGTACCGCATCCCATGACCTCTTCAGGAGGGAAGGCAATGATCTACACACTACTGTTACTATAACCTTG GTGCAAGCTCTTGTTggttttgagaaaaccatcaaACATCTTGATGATCATTTAGTGGACATTGGCACAAAG GGAGTTACAAAGCCCAAGGAAGTGAGAAAATTTAAGGGTGAAGGTATGCCCTTGCATTTCAGTAACAAGAAGGGAGACCTTTACGTCACATTTGAGGTTCTGTTCCCTACTTCACTAACGGAAGATCAGAAGACACAGATTAAGGCAATTCTTGGTTGA
- the LOC113783820 gene encoding phospholipase A1 PLIP2, chloroplastic isoform X2, which produces MDTLCLKGGIHSLPPPIAVAGAGSLEVRSAHHPSHICANAVGRSSAAISVDKPSASSSHRDWGFSFRYPFRSLWPKGGKSTYDAAISVKDAVPVLAEEKDDNNEEKYELDHDGRNGNWVFKILHVRSLWKQEQQEEEEEDLEVRTPVEEEKLENNGLSDENERRPRCCDVDEECDVCTVCDDDDGDDQKFDLDRDSFTKLLRRVSLAEARLYAHMSYLGNLAYCIPQIKPGNLLRNRGLRFVTSSLEKKEQALQADKEKAASEDLHENHNEAAKGQQRNDGSSAEGQEVKDNKEKQVQLEEEKIDGNRISAAAAYQIAASAASYLHSHTKSILPFISKSRMNENVTENNTESTNVVNMMNEEVASVMATTDSVTAVVAAKEEVKQAVADDLNSTHSSPCEWFICDDDQSATRFFVIQGSESLASWQANLLFEPVQFEGLDVLVHRGIYEAAKGIYEQILPEVRSHLKSCKRATFRFTGHSLGGSLSLLINLMLLIRGEVPASSLLPVITFGAPTVMCGGDRLLHKLGLPRSHVKAITMHRDIVPRAFSCGYPNHVAEFLKAVNGNFRTLPCLTNQLLYAPMGELLILQPDEKFSPSHHLLPSGSGLYLLSCQATDGSEAERQMKAAQAVFLNSPHPLEILSDRAAYGSGGTIQRDHDMNSYLRSVRRVIQEELNRTRKARKERRRKVWWPLVASRGVNPGIIIGSPVEFITTGKGLFNFAGIIHTGKESVKRFSRLVASQHMHLLVVLLLPARLLIMGAHSVIRFH; this is translated from the exons ATGGATACTCTCTGTTTGAAGGGGGGAATTCATAGTTTGCCGCCTCCCATCGCCGTCGCCGGTGCCGGAAGTTTGGAAGTCCGTTCAGCCCATCATCCTTCGCATATTTGCGCCAACGCGGTTGGTCGATCGTCCGCCGCTATTTCCGTCGACAAGCCTTCCGCGTCTTCTTCTCACAGGGACTGGGGCTTTTCCTTTAGATACCCATTTAGATCTCTCTGGCCCAAGGGAGGTAAGAGCACTTATGACGCCGCCATATCCGTGAAAGACGCCGTCCCAGTTTTGGCGGAGGAAAAGGACGATAATAATGAGGAAAAATATGAGCTGGATCATGATGGGCGAAATGGGAATTGGGTTTTCAAGATTTTGCACGTTAGGTCCCTGTGGAAGCAAGAAcagcaagaagaagaagaagaagatttaGAGGTGAGGACACCGgtggaagaagaaaaattagaaaacaaTGGGCTTTCTGACGAGAATGAACGGAGACCAAGATGTTGTGATGTTGATGAGGAGTGTGATGTTTGTACAGTttgtgatgatgatgatggcgATGACCAAAAATTCGATTTAGATAGAGATTCGTTTACAAAGTTGCTGCGGAGGGTTTCCTTGGCGGAAGCTAGATTGTATGCTCACATGTCGTATTTGGGAAACTTGGCTTATTGCATTCCCCAAATCAAG CCAGGAAATCTCCTGAGAAATCGTGGACTGCGGTTTGTGACTTCATCTCTAGAAAAGAAAGAACAGGCATTGCAGGCTGATAAAGAGAAGGCAGCATCTGAAGACCTTCATGAAAACCACAATGAAGCAGCTAAAGGCCAGCAAAGGAACGATGGGTCATCAGCCGAAGGTCAAGAAGTCAAAGATAACAAGGAAAAGCAAGTACAACTTGAGGAGGAGAAGATTGATGGGAACCGGATAAGTGCAGCTGCTGCTTATCAAATTGCTGCCTCCGCTGCTTCTTATTTGCATTCTCATACAAAGAGCATACTGCCATTTATATCCAAATCAAGGATGAATGAAAATGTAACTGAAAACAACACTGAAAGTACCAATGTTGTCAATATGATGAATGAAGAGGTGGCCTCAGTAATGGCAACCACTGATTCAGTGACAGCTGTAGTTGCTGCCAAGGAGGAAGTAAAACAAGCTGTAGCAGACGATTTGAACTCAACTCATTCCTCACCCTGTGAGTGGTTCATCTGTGATGATGATCAGAGTGCCACGAGATTCTTCGTAATTCAG GGATCTGAGTCACTGGCATCATGGCAGGCCAATCTACTCTTTGAACCCGTTCAATTCGAG GGTCTTGATGTACTTGTGCATCGTGGTATATATGAGGCTGCCAAGGGGATCTATGAACAAATACTGCCTGAAGTTCGTTCACATTTGAAATCATGCAAGCGAGCTACTTTTCGTTTCACTGGGCACTCTCTTGGAGGAAGCTTATCGTTGCTTATTAATCTCATGTTACTGATAAGGGGAGAAGTTCCCGCTTCTTCATTACTCCCAGTTATAACTTTTGGAGCACCAACAGTAATGTGTGGAGGAGATAGGCTCCTACACAAGCTTGGATTGCCTCGAAGTCATGTCAAGGCAATCACCATGCACCGCGACATTGTACCCCGAGCATTCTCTTGTGGCTATCCCAATCACGTTGCAGAGTTTCTCAAGGCCGTGAATGGAAATTTTCGCACTCTACCATGCCTTACAAACCAG TTGCTATATGCTCCAATGGGGGAGCTTCTCATTCTTCAGCCAGATGAGAAATTTTCACCAAGCCATCATCTTCTTCCTTCGGGGAGTGGCCTGTATCTATTGAGCTGCCAAGCAACTGATGGCAGTGAGGCAGAAAGGCAGATGAAGGCTGCACAGGCCGTTTTCTTAAACTCACCACACCCACTCGAGATTTTGAGCGACCGGGCTGCATATGGTTCTGGAGGGACAATCCAAAGGGATCATGACATGAACTCGTACTTGAGATCTGTACGCAGGGTGATTCAGGAAGAGCTCAACCGCACAAGGAAAGCGAGGAAAGAACGCAGGCGCAAAGTTTGGTGGCCACTGGTGGCATCGCGGGGGGTCAATCCTGGCATCATCATAGGCAGCCCTGTGGAATTCATTACTACGGGGAAAGGACTGTTTAATTTCGCTGGCATCATTCACACGGGGAAGGAATCTGTGAAAAGGTTCAGTAGGCTGGTTGCATCGCAGCACATGCATTTACTTGTGGTGCTCTTGTTGCCTGCAAGGTTGTTAATTATGGGGGCACATAGCGTTATCCGTTTCCATTGA
- the LOC113782160 gene encoding uncharacterized protein LOC113782160, whose product MAVAAPSLTSASSSIAGDNRKHWWVTNKKIVDKYLKDAKVLLGTRQDQSEILSALNLLDAALELSPRLDLALHLKARSLLYLRRFRDVADMLQDYIPSLKMLSDDSSSDNSSSSSSAHLSRERVKLLSSDRQDQEPTFKCFSVSDLKKKVMAGLTKNCEKEGQWRYLVLGQACCHLGLMEDAMVLLQTWKRLATAAFRRQSICWSDDSFFFREFPTSADLPAPINQPATPPKTESESISHLLSHIKLLLRRKTAAIAALDAGLYSEAIRHFSKIVDGRRGAPQAFLAECYMHRASAYRSAGRIAEAIADCNKTLALEPSCIEALTTRAALFETIRCLPDSLHDLEHLKLLYNSILRDRKLPGPAWKRQNVQYREIPGKLCSLATKMQELKQGVASGETGNVDYYALIGLRRGCSRSELERAHLLLTLRHKPDKSSSFIDRCEFGDERDMESIRDRARISALLLYRLIQKGYTSVMTAIMDEEASEKQRKKAAAALQAAQSLQLQQAREQSKIVETFNSASTAKEVCNGDNGSRLESKGGSNAAASCSAFQGVFCRDLAVVGNLLSQVGFNRPIPVKYEALSC is encoded by the exons ATGGCCGTCGCAGCACCATCCCTGACCTCCGCCTCCTCCTCCATCGCCGGAGATAATAGGAAGCACTGGTGGGTCACCAACAAGAAG ATTGTAGACAAGTATTTGAAGGATGCCAAAGTTCTGCTGGGAACTAGGCAAGACCAATCCGAGATCCTCTCGGCTCTCAACCTTCTGGACGCTGCTTTGGAACTCTCCCCTCGTCTCGACCTAGCCCTCCACTTGAAGGCTAGGTCTTTGCTTTATCTCCGCCGTTTCAGGGACGTCGCCGATATGCTTCAGGACTACATTCCCAGCCTCAAGATGCTCTCCGACGACTCCTCTTCCGAtaactcctcctcctcctcctccgcccACTTATCCAGAGAGCGGGTCAAGCTTCTATCATCCGACCGGCAGGACCAAGAGCCTACCTTTAAATGCTTTTCCGTCTCCGATTTGAAGAAGAAGGTCATGGCTGGCCTCACTAAAAACTGCGAAAAGGAAGGCCAGTGGAG GTACTTGGTGTTGGGTCAAGCATGTTGCCATTTGGGCCTAATGGAGGACGCCATGGTTCTCCTCCAGACTTGGAAGCGCCTGGCTACTGCAGCTTTCCGCCGTCAGAGTATCTGTTGGTCCGACGATAGTTTTTTCTTTCGCGAATTCCCAACCTCAGCTGACCTTCCCGCTCCCATTAACCAGCCGGCTACGCCTCCCAAGACCGAGTCTGAGAGCATTTCCCATCTCCTTAGCCATATCAAACTCCTCCTCCGCCGCAAGACGGCCGCCATTGCAGCCCTTGACGCTGGGCTTTACTCTGAAGCCATCCGGCATTTCTCCAAGATCGTTGATGGGCGTCGTGGGGCCCCACAGGCCTTCCTTGCTGAATGCTACATGCACCGAGCCTCAGCTTATCGATCTGCAGGTAGAATTGCCGAGGCAATTGCAGACTGCAATAAAACTCTGGCGTTGGAGCCCTCTTGCATTGAAGCATTGACCACTCGAGCTGCTCTTTTTGAAACCATTCGATGCCTCCCTGATTCCCTTCACGATCTGGAGCATCTTAAACTCCTGTACAATTCCATTTTACGGGACAGAAAGCTGCCCGGACCTGCATGGAAACGTCAGAATGTGCAATATAGAGAAATCCCAGGGAAGTTGTGTTCACTGGCAACTAAAATGCAGGAGTTGAAGCAGGGGGTTGCCTCGGGAGAGACGGGGAATGTAGATTATTACGCTCTGATTGGTTTGAGGCGGGGTTGCTCCAGATCAGAGTTGGAGAGAGCCCATTTGCTTCTCACCCTTAGACACAAGCCTGATAAGTCTTCCAGTTTCATTGACAGATGTGAGTTTGGGGACGAGCGTGACATGGAATCTATTCGGGATAGAGCAAGAATATCGGCATTGTTATTGTATAGATTGATTCAGAAGGGGTATACCAGCGTAATGACAGCAATTATGGATGAAGAGGCATCGGAGAAGCAGCGGAAGAAGGCTGCTGCTGCATTGCAAGCTGCACAATCATTGCAGCTTCAACAAGCTCGTGAACAGTCCAAGATTGTTGAAACGTTCAACTCTGCGTCAACTGCCAAGGAGGTGTGTAATGGTGATAACGGTAGTAGGCTCGAGAGTAAGGGTGGTTCAAATGCGGCAGCATCTTGTTCGGCATTTCAAGGAGTATTCTGCAGGGACCTTGCTGTTGTTGGGAATTTGCTTTCTCAAGTGGGATTTAATCGTCCAATTCCAGTGAAATACGAGGCTTTAAGCTGTTGA